The Chloroflexota bacterium genome segment GAGCGTCGGTCAGCGTAGCCCGAGGTTTGTCCTCGGCGTCGTTGATGTGGAAGATGTAAATCTTGTCCGGCGCGACGGGCAGGATGGAGTCCAGCGTGGAGCCGCCCGCGTAGAAGTGGAATGTGTCCAGCACCAGGCCCACGTTGGGCAGGTTGGCCTCGCGGACGATTTCCCAGCACTGGGCGAGCGTGGAGACGGAACAATCGGCCTGGCCCAGGAACTCGTAGGCGAGTTTGATGTTGTGCGCCGCGGCAATCTGCGCCAGGTCGCCCAGGACGCGGACGGACTCGCGCTTGATGTCGTCCCACGTGGCGCCAGGGGGCGTGGGGCTTGGCACGACCACGATCTTGTCGCAGCCGATGGCCTCCGCGATTTCGCTGTAGCGGCGGCACTGCTCGCGAATCTCCCGAAACCCGTCGCCCTTGAACGTGATGTGCTCAATGGAGTTGATGCTGACGGGCTGTATCCCGTTGGCCGCGAACAGCGCGCGCAGGTCATCGGGCGTGTGGCTTTGCAGGTAGTGGTTCATCTTGCCGGCCCAGATTTCCAGCACCTTGAACCCCGCGCTG includes the following:
- a CDS encoding sugar phosphate isomerase/epimerase, which codes for MLLGFNGATTMKATLEGDIAAASSAGFKVLEIWAGKMNHYLQSHTPDDLRALFAANGIQPVSINSIEHITFKGDGFREIREQCRRYSEIAEAIGCDKIVVVPSPTPPGATWDDIKRESVRVLGDLAQIAAAHNIKLAYEFLGQADCSVSTLAQCWEIVREANLPNVGLVLDTFHFYAGGSTLDSILPVAPDKIYIFHINDAEDKPRATLTDAHRLLPGEGVIPLLDILNNLRIIGFDGLCSIELFRPAYWKRPAHELAADARAKTVALLTRAGFRVQ